One stretch of Commensalibacter melissae DNA includes these proteins:
- the sufB gene encoding Fe-S cluster assembly protein SufB, whose translation MNKHVQDEALLKQLKTDTYKWGFETYIEMDILPKGLDENVIRSISARKNEPDWMLEWRLKAYRMWMTMEAPTWGKFKHPEIDFQDLHYYAAPKKKKGPKSLDEVDPELLKTYAKLGIPLKEQEILAGVEKPENGETVPVAIDAVFDSVSVATTFKETLAKAGVIFCPISEAIQSYPDLVKKYLGSVVPQGDNFYSALNSAVFTDGSFVYVPKGVKCPMELSTYFRINAKNTGQFERTLIIADDASTVSYLEGCTAPQRDENQLHAAVVELVAMSEAFIKYSTVQNWYPGDKNGKGGIYNFVTKRGACRGVRSRISWTQVETGSAITWKYPSCILQGEGSIGEFYSVAVTNGYQQADTGTKMIHIGANSRSTILAKTISAGKSDSTYRGLVRMMPKARNSRNFTECDSLLIGNNCGAHTVPYIESKNSSAKIEHEATTSKISEEQLFYCQQRGLTKEAAIGLIVNGFCKDVLKELPMEFAVEAQQLLQISLEGSVG comes from the coding sequence ATGAATAAACATGTCCAAGATGAGGCCTTGTTGAAGCAGCTTAAGACAGATACCTACAAGTGGGGGTTCGAAACGTATATTGAAATGGATATCCTACCCAAGGGACTTGATGAAAATGTTATCCGTTCAATTTCTGCTCGCAAGAATGAGCCTGATTGGATGCTGGAATGGCGTTTGAAAGCCTATCGGATGTGGATGACCATGGAGGCTCCAACATGGGGTAAGTTCAAACATCCTGAAATTGATTTCCAGGACTTGCATTATTATGCAGCGCCAAAAAAGAAAAAAGGACCAAAGTCTCTGGATGAGGTCGATCCCGAATTATTAAAAACATATGCTAAATTGGGTATACCCTTAAAAGAACAGGAAATTTTGGCGGGGGTTGAAAAACCGGAAAATGGAGAGACTGTACCTGTTGCTATTGATGCAGTTTTTGATAGTGTCTCTGTTGCAACGACGTTTAAAGAAACTCTTGCGAAAGCGGGAGTGATTTTTTGTCCAATTTCAGAAGCTATACAATCTTATCCAGATTTGGTTAAAAAATATCTTGGTAGTGTGGTACCACAGGGAGATAATTTTTATTCAGCCTTGAATTCCGCTGTTTTTACGGATGGTTCATTTGTATATGTTCCGAAAGGTGTGAAATGCCCTATGGAACTTTCAACCTATTTTCGTATAAATGCAAAAAATACCGGACAATTTGAACGTACGCTCATTATTGCTGATGATGCTTCTACCGTATCATATTTGGAGGGATGCACAGCTCCTCAACGGGATGAAAATCAATTGCATGCTGCTGTTGTAGAACTTGTGGCCATGAGTGAGGCTTTTATAAAATATTCCACAGTTCAAAATTGGTATCCGGGTGATAAAAATGGTAAGGGGGGAATTTACAATTTTGTAACCAAGCGTGGTGCTTGCCGTGGTGTACGATCACGTATCTCATGGACACAGGTTGAAACCGGATCGGCAATTACCTGGAAATATCCTTCCTGTATTTTACAAGGGGAAGGATCAATCGGGGAATTTTATTCTGTAGCCGTAACAAATGGGTATCAGCAAGCTGATACCGGTACAAAAATGATTCATATAGGAGCCAATTCACGTTCCACCATTTTGGCAAAAACCATTAGTGCAGGAAAATCTGACAGTACATATCGTGGATTGGTTAGAATGATGCCAAAAGCCCGAAACAGTCGCAATTTCACTGAATGTGACAGTTTACTGATCGGAAATAATTGCGGTGCACATACAGTTCCCTATATTGAAAGTAAAAATAGTTCCGCCAAAATTGAACATGAAGCAACAACTTCGAAGATTTCCGAAGAACAGTTATTTTACTGTCAACAGCGTGGATTAACCAAGGAAGCGGCAATCGGATTAATTGTGAACGGGTTTTGTAAAGATGTTTTAAAAGAGCTTCCAATGGAATTCGCTGTAGAAGCGCAACAGCTTTTACAGATAAGTCTTGAAGGAAGTGTGGGTTAG
- a CDS encoding DUF445 domain-containing protein translates to MNKVSSSDDHVKIIFLRYHRLATFLLLIMGCITLLGYYLTTYTEIKHNFWVELILAGSQAGFIGGCADWFAVTALFRHPMGLPIPHTAILPKQKKRLGYGLGWFIAQYIFTEKDITLILKKMDLPSFLGKYLDKTENIEYLSSILLKSLPDFLDRIEDGRISNLITKIINRLLSGESISPFIGRIIRTMLDIDQHQDIISFILEILKKTLKEKESSLREMIHSRVEEQGGRFLGWMIGDSIATKVLVAVNKEMDRIDPHNDAVREKIGQWIKDEIDKIENDPERVKNISEAFRQIVNHESIQEWRENLWKKIRKFIHDDARNEDGWFRNVIIDSIHYFSELLQKDPKIRKKINKAILKLISRSLPNFKEGLIRFTETAVSQWDSQALVDRLECRIGKDLQYIRINGSIVGFSIGIIFFLFVKLFFNP, encoded by the coding sequence ATGAATAAAGTTTCAAGTTCGGATGACCACGTAAAAATAATTTTCCTACGCTATCATCGATTGGCAACTTTTTTGCTGTTAATCATGGGATGTATAACTTTATTAGGCTATTATCTGACGACTTATACAGAAATCAAACATAATTTCTGGGTTGAATTGATTTTGGCTGGTAGCCAGGCTGGATTTATTGGTGGATGTGCTGATTGGTTTGCGGTGACAGCATTATTTCGACATCCCATGGGTTTGCCCATTCCTCATACCGCAATTCTACCAAAACAAAAAAAACGTCTAGGATACGGGTTGGGATGGTTTATAGCTCAGTATATTTTTACTGAGAAAGACATCACACTTATTTTGAAAAAAATGGATCTTCCAAGTTTTTTGGGAAAATATTTGGACAAAACAGAGAATATTGAATATCTGAGCAGTATTTTGTTGAAATCTCTTCCTGATTTTCTTGATCGGATTGAAGATGGTCGGATCAGCAACTTAATAACAAAAATTATAAATCGTCTTTTGAGTGGAGAATCAATCTCACCTTTTATCGGTAGAATCATAAGAACAATGCTTGATATCGATCAGCATCAAGACATAATTTCATTCATTTTGGAAATTCTTAAGAAAACGCTTAAAGAAAAGGAATCAAGCCTCAGGGAAATGATTCATAGTCGAGTGGAAGAACAGGGTGGTCGTTTTCTGGGATGGATGATCGGTGATTCAATTGCGACAAAAGTTTTGGTCGCTGTAAATAAGGAAATGGATCGGATAGATCCACATAATGATGCTGTAAGAGAAAAAATCGGCCAGTGGATAAAGGATGAAATTGATAAAATTGAGAATGACCCTGAACGTGTCAAAAATATATCTGAAGCTTTTAGACAAATTGTAAATCATGAAAGTATACAGGAATGGCGTGAAAATCTTTGGAAAAAAATTAGAAAATTTATTCACGATGATGCCAGGAATGAGGATGGATGGTTTAGGAACGTGATTATTGATTCAATTCATTATTTTTCTGAACTGCTACAAAAAGATCCTAAAATCAGAAAAAAAATAAACAAGGCGATATTGAAACTTATTTCAAGATCATTACCAAATTTTAAGGAAGGGTTGATCCGTTTTACTGAAACTGCTGTTTCGCAATGGGACAGTCAAGCGTTGGTTGATCGACTTGAATGTCGAATAGGCAAGGATTTGCAATATATACGGATAAATGGTTCTATTGTAGGTTTTTCAATCGGAATAATCTTTTTTTTATTTGTTAAACTGTTTTTTAATCCTTAA
- a CDS encoding GlsB/YeaQ/YmgE family stress response membrane protein, which yields MFSLIGAIIVGFIIGGIAKLLMPGKQPGGFIITVLLGIAGSALATWLGELLHFYRDGEKAGILFSIVGAVIILFIYKKIMEHKGNTSY from the coding sequence ATGTTTTCTTTAATTGGCGCTATTATTGTTGGGTTTATTATTGGTGGTATTGCAAAATTACTTATGCCTGGAAAACAGCCGGGCGGATTTATTATCACTGTTCTTTTAGGAATTGCCGGTTCCGCTTTGGCAACTTGGTTAGGAGAGCTTCTTCACTTCTATCGTGATGGAGAAAAAGCTGGAATATTATTTTCAATTGTAGGAGCTGTTATCATTCTTTTTATTTATAAAAAAATTATGGAACATAAAGGGAATACCAGTTATTAA
- a CDS encoding SUF system Fe-S cluster assembly protein: MDNVDQKRSDNIGKAVSTSESDVNQENIETWKPEDNSNPQINNPKEEIDENAIIDAVSTIYDPEIPVNVYDLGLIYAIDLHDDGKVQVEMTLTAPNCPSAQELPVMVQQAIEKVKGVTEVKVEIVWDPPWDPSRMSDEARLTLNMF, from the coding sequence ATGGATAATGTTGATCAAAAAAGGTCAGATAATATTGGAAAAGCAGTATCTACATCTGAATCTGATGTTAATCAAGAAAATATCGAGACTTGGAAACCTGAGGATAATTCAAACCCACAGATTAACAATCCTAAGGAAGAAATTGATGAAAATGCAATTATTGATGCTGTTTCAACAATTTATGATCCAGAAATTCCAGTTAATGTATATGACTTGGGATTAATTTACGCTATCGATTTACATGATGATGGAAAGGTGCAAGTTGAAATGACTTTAACAGCGCCCAATTGCCCAAGTGCGCAAGAATTACCCGTCATGGTTCAGCAAGCTATTGAAAAAGTTAAAGGAGTGACCGAAGTAAAGGTGGAAATTGTCTGGGACCCTCCCTGGGATCCTTCAAGAATGAGCGATGAAGCTCGACTAACCTTGAATATGTTCTGA
- a CDS encoding phosphoenolpyruvate carboxylase: protein MTESTNSSSQILDELLQLTNQLRSKKDHQPTENPVLTLAQKINQKLESNDLTTENLKEIIQKLRDSAFLSHAKHLQKYLYNPTKDNIRQRIETVIKKLIQQSDYANEKNKETSFENFKKLVETIKFAAIFTAHPTFSLANPVYTALADMASHPIDDDTDIPFFTTHRRSAPPDLKEELQLANNAIIRGRNALDLFNYTLFETAKEYWPDHWTNLNPSPILLSSWVGYDTDGRSDIGWWDSLLIRLQMKKLQLERLYQQLDNIPNGVDQLKNTIAIALNHVKDQIHNCPLKPDPDLFSNFSRILIENRHESILSTDQLLPLFDQAMNDVDDNFIIDLLIAKAGFVTHGLSLSHSHVRLNSTQIHNMARQRLGITSNPENPSHTRTLFNTINTALDKIDPVPVDFGALLTEKASASILMMLLTQIFKHIDSKTPIRFLIAETESGFTLLMALWLARLFGIEKNIEISPLFETDYALNHGDKIIEQALRSPHWRNYLKKTGKLCLQFGYSDSGRFIGQIAATYQIEKLRKKIAKLLAKYQLSNIQLILFDTHGESIGRGGHPFSMQDRLEYLSPKITEQYFHKLGIRSRQETAFQGGDGYLLFGTQLLANATISIIAEHIYDFDKVEHDPIYDEKDFNADFFSTINASMNELINDKGYGTLLSTFGPSLIDQTGSRPAVRQNDTAAGRSYIKHPRELRAIPNNAILQQLGWCANVLQGLGTAMSANPDTFEEMLTNSKRFRQSLDFAFHALKHSDASVLRAGIYMLDPGIWLDRAATEENPVIQESYMALANGLQRLDCWSSTQATFHRIQKDHIILLSIWKNTPIMDDKEILLHAIRLALIEKIWMLSTKIPYFSPFNGYNREHLDIKILCLEIPSVLHMLVNHIFPQASEHVSDLYFYEPKGPRNEGAYAMDDRQIFKPMQYNFDLVREISIALIHRLHAFG from the coding sequence ATGACGGAATCAACGAACTCCTCTTCCCAGATACTTGATGAGCTGCTACAGTTAACCAATCAATTGAGATCAAAAAAAGATCACCAACCAACAGAAAATCCTGTCCTGACCTTAGCACAGAAAATTAACCAAAAATTAGAGTCAAATGATCTTACTACAGAAAATCTCAAAGAAATAATCCAGAAATTGAGAGATTCCGCTTTTTTGTCACATGCCAAACATCTGCAAAAATACCTTTACAATCCCACTAAAGATAATATTCGGCAACGTATCGAAACCGTCATAAAAAAATTGATCCAGCAATCCGATTACGCAAACGAAAAAAATAAGGAAACAAGTTTTGAAAATTTCAAGAAATTAGTTGAAACTATCAAATTCGCCGCAATTTTTACGGCACATCCAACCTTTTCCCTCGCCAATCCAGTTTACACAGCCTTGGCAGATATGGCCAGTCATCCTATAGATGATGACACAGATATTCCCTTTTTTACGACTCACAGACGATCTGCCCCCCCTGATTTGAAAGAGGAACTTCAACTTGCAAATAATGCTATTATTAGGGGACGAAACGCTTTGGATCTATTCAATTATACCCTTTTTGAGACTGCGAAGGAATATTGGCCTGACCATTGGACCAATCTGAATCCCAGTCCAATTTTACTGAGCAGTTGGGTAGGATATGATACGGATGGCCGAAGCGACATAGGCTGGTGGGATAGTTTACTCATACGCCTACAGATGAAAAAATTACAATTGGAACGTCTATATCAGCAATTAGACAACATCCCAAATGGTGTCGACCAATTAAAAAATACTATTGCAATTGCCCTAAACCATGTCAAGGATCAAATCCATAACTGTCCTTTAAAGCCTGACCCTGATCTATTTTCAAATTTTTCCCGAATATTGATTGAAAACCGTCATGAATCAATTCTTTCAACCGATCAGCTTCTTCCTCTTTTTGATCAAGCCATGAACGATGTTGATGATAATTTCATTATTGATTTATTGATCGCGAAGGCGGGTTTTGTCACTCATGGTTTAAGTCTTTCACATTCCCATGTTAGACTTAATTCCACCCAAATTCATAATATGGCCCGTCAACGATTGGGGATAACCAGTAATCCTGAAAATCCTTCTCATACAAGAACACTTTTTAATACGATAAATACAGCATTGGATAAAATTGACCCTGTTCCTGTGGATTTCGGTGCTTTGCTAACTGAAAAGGCCTCGGCAAGCATATTAATGATGCTGTTAACCCAGATATTCAAACATATTGATAGCAAAACCCCTATTCGCTTTTTAATTGCGGAAACAGAAAGCGGTTTTACATTACTTATGGCCCTTTGGCTTGCAAGATTATTTGGGATTGAGAAAAATATCGAGATTTCGCCATTATTTGAAACAGATTATGCCCTCAATCATGGCGACAAGATTATTGAACAAGCCCTGAGATCACCGCATTGGCGCAATTACTTGAAAAAAACAGGCAAGTTATGCCTGCAATTTGGGTATTCTGATTCCGGCAGATTTATTGGTCAAATTGCAGCCACATATCAGATTGAAAAATTACGCAAGAAAATTGCAAAACTTTTGGCTAAATATCAATTATCAAATATTCAACTTATTTTATTCGATACACATGGCGAAAGTATCGGTCGTGGTGGTCATCCATTCAGCATGCAAGATCGTCTGGAATATCTTTCCCCAAAAATTACTGAGCAATATTTTCATAAACTTGGTATACGAAGCAGACAAGAAACGGCCTTTCAAGGTGGAGACGGATATTTACTTTTTGGCACACAATTGCTGGCCAATGCCACAATCAGTATCATAGCAGAGCATATCTACGATTTTGATAAGGTTGAACATGATCCCATCTATGATGAAAAAGATTTTAATGCAGATTTTTTTTCAACGATCAATGCATCCATGAATGAATTGATTAATGATAAGGGATATGGAACCTTGTTAAGCACATTTGGTCCCTCCCTCATTGATCAAACGGGGTCAAGACCGGCAGTTCGCCAAAATGATACAGCAGCGGGAAGAAGTTATATAAAACATCCAAGGGAATTGCGTGCTATTCCTAACAATGCAATTCTACAACAATTGGGTTGGTGTGCTAATGTACTTCAAGGTTTGGGTACCGCAATGTCGGCCAACCCCGATACATTTGAAGAAATGTTGACAAACAGCAAACGGTTCAGGCAATCCCTCGATTTTGCCTTTCATGCCCTTAAGCACTCCGATGCATCTGTCTTGAGAGCTGGAATCTATATGCTTGATCCCGGCATCTGGCTAGATCGGGCTGCAACTGAAGAAAATCCTGTGATACAGGAATCCTATATGGCGCTGGCAAACGGATTGCAACGGCTGGATTGCTGGTCGAGTACCCAGGCAACTTTTCATCGCATACAGAAAGATCATATTATTCTTCTGTCAATTTGGAAAAATACGCCAATCATGGATGATAAGGAAATCTTGTTACATGCTATCCGATTGGCATTGATTGAAAAAATCTGGATGTTATCAACCAAGATTCCATATTTCTCTCCATTTAACGGTTATAACAGAGAACATTTGGATATTAAAATCTTGTGTTTGGAAATACCCTCGGTTTTGCATATGCTCGTCAATCATATCTTTCCACAAGCATCTGAACATGTATCCGATCTATATTTTTATGAACCAAAAGGTCCAAGAAATGAAGGTGCATATGCAATGGATGACCGTCAAATATTTAAACCCATGCAATATAATTTCGATTTGGTCAGGGAAATTTCAATCGCTCTCATTCATCGATTACATGCATTCGGATAA
- a CDS encoding RrF2 family transcriptional regulator produces the protein MLKLSKLIDYATIIIISLDQYKTVVSSSTLAARTHIPEPTVAKILKMLTRASLTKSSRGPGSGYYLLNELSEISLATVVRIIEGPIKLVDCKKDDCRIENEECILYGKWEILNYQIKNVFETLTLADLKKSSARFDLNKN, from the coding sequence ATGTTGAAACTATCCAAACTTATTGATTATGCAACGATTATTATCATAAGTCTTGATCAATATAAAACTGTTGTCTCTTCATCCACACTTGCTGCGAGAACACATATTCCTGAACCTACTGTGGCCAAGATACTGAAAATGCTGACCAGGGCTTCCTTGACAAAATCTTCGCGAGGACCGGGAAGTGGATATTATCTATTGAATGAGCTTAGTGAAATTTCTCTTGCTACGGTTGTTAGAATTATTGAGGGACCCATTAAGTTGGTTGATTGTAAAAAGGATGATTGTCGTATTGAGAATGAAGAGTGTATTTTATATGGAAAATGGGAAATATTGAATTATCAAATAAAAAATGTTTTTGAAACTTTAACTTTGGCAGATTTAAAAAAGAGTTCTGCCAGATTTGACTTAAATAAGAATTAA
- the sufC gene encoding Fe-S cluster assembly ATPase SufC, whose amino-acid sequence MNMLLEIKNLHASVIDDTVENGSKQILKGVNLSIPAGETHVIMGPNGSGKSTLSYVLSGHPSYKVTSGQVWFKGENLLEMSPDDRAVAGLFLAFQSPVELPGVNNANFLRTATNSVRKARGQEELDAVSFLKLARQLAKKLSFPTDMLKRNVNVGFSGGEKKRNEVLQMSLLQPSFAILDETDSGLDIDALRIVAEGVNTLQSSDFSSLIITHHQRLLDYIKPDYIHILARGRIIHTGGADLSLQLEKEGYGRFLDEIDE is encoded by the coding sequence ATGAATATGTTATTAGAAATAAAAAATTTACATGCATCCGTTATTGATGACACTGTTGAAAATGGATCAAAGCAAATTTTAAAAGGTGTCAATTTATCAATTCCCGCTGGTGAAACTCATGTTATTATGGGACCTAACGGTTCTGGTAAGTCAACGCTTTCCTATGTCTTGTCTGGTCATCCCAGTTATAAAGTGACATCTGGTCAGGTATGGTTTAAAGGGGAGAATCTTCTGGAAATGTCTCCTGATGATAGAGCCGTGGCGGGATTGTTTCTTGCCTTTCAGTCTCCCGTGGAGCTGCCTGGGGTCAATAATGCAAATTTTTTACGTACAGCAACCAATTCCGTTCGTAAGGCGCGAGGACAGGAAGAACTTGACGCGGTGTCATTTCTTAAACTGGCCCGTCAGTTGGCAAAAAAGCTTTCATTTCCAACAGACATGCTTAAACGCAATGTAAATGTCGGTTTTTCTGGAGGTGAGAAAAAACGAAATGAGGTTCTGCAAATGTCCTTACTGCAACCATCTTTTGCAATATTGGATGAAACTGACAGTGGGTTAGATATTGACGCGCTGCGTATTGTCGCAGAAGGAGTTAATACTCTTCAATCTTCAGATTTTTCCTCTTTAATTATCACTCATCATCAGCGTTTATTGGATTATATCAAGCCTGATTATATCCATATTTTAGCAAGAGGTCGCATTATCCATACTGGAGGGGCTGATTTGTCACTTCAGCTTGAAAAAGAAGGTTACGGACGGTTTTTGGATGAAATTGATGAATAA
- a CDS encoding aminotransferase class V-fold PLP-dependent enzyme — MSNPVYSFNIEQIRNDFPILKQKIHGKDFVFLDSGASAQKPIQVIEAMQNAAYTQYANVHRGIYAMSEAVTDQYESIRKKIAGFLNAFTSDEVIFTKNSTEAINLVAFSYGGLIKKGQGVLITEMEHHANLVPWQMLRDRLGIHLYIAPILENGDIDILAFEQILIENDIALVAVTHMSNVLGTINPIKMLAEMAHKNGAKILVDGSQGIVHQSVNVQDLDIDFYTFTGHKLYGPTGIGILWGKKECLDQMPPFMGGGDMIENVTFERSTWAKIPTKFEAGTQPILEVIGLGAAIDYVLSIGYDILMQHDKNLVEYALIKMRNIPGLSILGSPSVRGGVISFSIKDIHAHDIATLLDQNGIAIRAGQHCAEPLVKKFGYTSVSRASFAVYTTFDEIDKFVDGLNMIIDFFQRSNH; from the coding sequence ATGTCTAACCCTGTCTATTCTTTTAATATTGAGCAAATTAGAAATGATTTTCCAATTTTAAAACAAAAAATTCACGGTAAAGATTTTGTATTCTTGGATAGTGGCGCATCAGCCCAAAAACCAATACAGGTTATTGAAGCGATGCAAAACGCCGCATATACGCAATATGCAAATGTGCATCGAGGCATTTATGCCATGAGTGAGGCTGTTACAGATCAATATGAATCAATCCGAAAAAAAATTGCCGGTTTTTTAAATGCATTTACGTCCGATGAAGTGATTTTTACTAAAAATAGTACTGAAGCGATCAATCTTGTAGCTTTTTCCTATGGAGGTCTGATAAAAAAGGGGCAGGGTGTTTTAATAACTGAAATGGAGCATCATGCCAATCTTGTTCCCTGGCAAATGTTGCGTGACAGATTAGGGATCCATTTATACATTGCACCGATATTGGAAAATGGTGATATCGATATATTGGCATTTGAACAAATTTTAATTGAAAATGATATTGCATTGGTTGCTGTAACCCATATGTCCAATGTGTTGGGAACGATTAATCCAATCAAAATGCTGGCTGAGATGGCACACAAGAATGGTGCCAAAATTCTTGTTGATGGCAGTCAAGGAATTGTTCATCAATCGGTTAATGTTCAGGATCTTGATATAGATTTTTACACTTTTACAGGACACAAACTTTACGGTCCTACGGGTATTGGCATTTTATGGGGAAAAAAAGAATGTCTGGATCAAATGCCTCCCTTTATGGGAGGAGGGGACATGATTGAGAATGTGACTTTTGAACGGTCAACCTGGGCAAAAATTCCTACTAAATTTGAAGCCGGTACTCAACCCATACTTGAGGTGATCGGTTTGGGGGCTGCAATAGATTATGTTTTATCTATCGGATATGATATTTTAATGCAGCATGATAAAAATCTGGTTGAATATGCGCTGATTAAAATGAGGAATATTCCTGGTTTATCTATATTGGGATCACCATCTGTAAGGGGAGGAGTAATCTCTTTTTCGATAAAGGATATTCATGCTCATGATATTGCAACCCTGTTGGATCAAAATGGTATCGCCATTCGTGCAGGTCAGCATTGTGCTGAACCGTTAGTGAAAAAATTTGGTTATACAAGCGTATCGCGGGCTAGTTTTGCAGTTTATACAACTTTTGATGAGATCGATAAATTTGTGGATGGATTGAATATGATTATTGATTTTTTTCAAAGATCTAATCATTGA
- the sufD gene encoding Fe-S cluster assembly protein SufD encodes MNNVTAMNKRENWLEILNRLSLSEYLQDKRNIVDKLLTLQFPTRKTEAWKYSDLKWLQKTDFSRDFVIDEAFVHRALEEILTVDLLNLPRIITYNGQYLETFSTISLHSNEFSLNKNFKSDWSIPNDDFLTALNKVVENPVLQFNCNKNFNDQTILCINLGKAETTEKLCFSPKYSFYIEKENKCSVIEINYGKGVYFANSVYEIELGRKSKLNYTIINHTLSESYNCSSNYVKLSDHACYQQFLLNKASRFSRYELNIDLVGEWSKADFDAVQILSGQQHADIASKVVHSVPHCQSNQNVKNILSDNSHGVYQGKVLVNRLAQKTDAQQQNQALLLSDKAEIDTKPELEIYADDVKCSHGAAIGALDQEQLFFLMSRGISYELAREMLINAFVNESIEKIEDTLLQNLLYYYVTAST; translated from the coding sequence ATGAATAATGTCACCGCGATGAACAAGCGTGAAAATTGGTTGGAAATATTAAATAGGTTGTCTTTATCTGAATATTTACAAGACAAGAGAAATATTGTTGATAAATTGCTGACTCTTCAATTCCCGACACGTAAAACTGAAGCTTGGAAATACAGCGATTTGAAATGGTTGCAAAAAACAGATTTTTCGCGTGATTTTGTTATTGATGAAGCGTTTGTTCATAGGGCCTTAGAAGAAATATTAACCGTAGATTTGCTAAATTTACCTAGAATAATCACCTATAATGGTCAATATCTAGAGACTTTTTCAACAATTAGTCTTCATTCAAACGAATTTTCTTTAAATAAGAATTTCAAAAGTGATTGGTCAATTCCGAACGATGATTTTTTGACGGCATTGAACAAAGTTGTTGAAAATCCCGTTTTGCAATTTAATTGTAATAAAAATTTCAATGATCAGACAATTTTATGTATTAATCTAGGAAAAGCTGAAACAACTGAAAAACTGTGTTTTTCACCAAAGTATTCATTTTATATTGAGAAAGAAAATAAATGTTCTGTAATTGAAATAAATTATGGAAAAGGTGTTTATTTTGCAAATTCCGTTTATGAAATAGAACTGGGAAGAAAGTCTAAACTAAACTATACCATTATTAACCATACATTATCAGAAAGCTATAATTGTTCTAGTAATTATGTTAAATTGTCTGATCATGCATGTTATCAGCAATTTTTGTTAAATAAAGCTTCCAGATTTTCACGTTATGAACTGAATATTGATTTGGTCGGAGAATGGAGTAAGGCAGATTTTGATGCTGTCCAGATTTTGTCAGGTCAACAGCATGCCGATATTGCATCAAAAGTGGTTCATAGTGTTCCACATTGTCAATCCAATCAGAATGTTAAAAATATCCTGTCTGATAATAGTCATGGGGTTTATCAGGGCAAGGTGCTAGTCAATCGTTTAGCCCAGAAAACGGATGCACAGCAGCAAAACCAGGCCCTATTATTGTCAGATAAAGCGGAAATAGATACTAAACCTGAGCTTGAAATCTATGCAGATGATGTTAAATGTTCCCATGGTGCAGCAATAGGGGCATTGGACCAAGAACAATTGTTTTTTTTAATGTCTCGTGGAATTTCTTATGAATTGGCCAGAGAAATGTTGATTAATGCATTTGTTAACGAGTCTATTGAAAAGATCGAAGATACCCTATTGCAGAATTTATTATATTATTACGTAACCGCCTCAACTTGA